Part of the Janibacter endophyticus genome is shown below.
GTCCCGCCCGCCTCCAGGACCCGCTGCCGGTCGCGCAGGCCCATCGGCATCGCGTCGACGACCTGGGCCGCCACCCGCTCCTCGGGTCCGGGGATGTCGGTCTCGGGAGCGCCGACCGCCCGTCGGTAGGTGACGAAGGCGGAGACGAGCCGCTCCGCAGCGCGGCGGGTCTCGACCGGCTTCTCCCCGTCCGTCTCGTCGAGCACGGTGACCTCGGCCGTCGGGTAGGGCCGGCCGACGTCGACGAGCGCGTCGAGGTGGAAGCGCTCGGTGCCCACGACGACGAGCCGGTACACCGGCCGACCCTGGGGCCGGACGACCTCGGCGGCGTGGATCCGGGCGAGGCACCCGACCGGGTAGAGATCGCTCGCCTGGCCCGGACCGACCT
Proteins encoded:
- a CDS encoding LON peptidase substrate-binding domain-containing protein, whose translation is MPVLPVFPLGAVLLPGAPLQMQIFEPRYVQLLMDLRELEPLARVFGIVAIRRGHEVGPGQASDLYPVGCLARIHAAEVVRPQGRPVYRLVVVGTERFHLDALVDVGRPYPTAEVTVLDETDGEKPVETRRAAERLVSAFVTYRRAVGAPETDIPGPEERVAAQVVDAMPMGLRDRQRVLEAGGTTARIRAALALVQRENAIIATFGAVAGPRGEVSPN